In the genome of Meles meles chromosome 4, mMelMel3.1 paternal haplotype, whole genome shotgun sequence, one region contains:
- the ZNF639 gene encoding zinc finger protein 639, whose translation MNEYPKKRKRKTLHPSRYSDSSGISRIADGFNGIFSDHCYSVCSMRQPDLKYFDNKDDDSDTETSNDLPKFTDGIKARNRNQNYLVPSPVLRILDHTAFSTEKSADIEICDEECDSPESVNQQTQEENPIEVHTAEDVPIAAEVHAISEDYDIETENNSSESLQDQTDEEPPAKLCKILDKSQALNVTAQQKWPLLRANSSGLYKCELCEFNSKYFSDLKQHMILKHKRTDSNVCRVCKESFSTNMLLIEHAKLHEEDPYICKYCDYKTVIFENLSQHIADTHFSDHLYWCEQCDVQFSSSSELYLHFQEHSCDEQYLCQFCEHETNDPEDLHSHVVNEHACKLIELSDKYNNGEHGQYSLLSKITFDKCKNFFVCQVCGFRSRLHTNVNRHVAIEHTKIFPHVCDDCGKGFSSMLEYCKHLNSHLSEGIYLCQYCEYSTGQIEDLKIHLDFKHSADLPHKCSDCLMRFGNERELISHLPVHETT comes from the exons ATTCCTCTGGAATAAGCAGAATTGCAGACGGATTCAATGGAATTTTTTCTGATCATTGTTATAGTGTTTGTTCTATGAGACAACCGGACTTAAAATACTTTGACAACAAAG ATGATGATTCTGATACAGAGACATCAAATGACTTGCCAAAATTTACAGATGGAATCAAGgccagaaatagaaatcaaaactacCTGGTTCCCAGTCCTGTACTTAGAATTCTAGACCACACTGCCTTTTCTACAG aaaaatctgCTGATATTGAAATTTGTGATGAAGAGTGTGACTCACCTGAGTCAGTCAACCAACAGACTCAAGAGGAGAATCCTATAGAAGTTCACACTGCTGAAGATGTTCCAATTGCTGCAGAAGTACATGCAATTTCTGAAGATTATgatatagagacagaaaacaattCCTCAGAAAGTCTTCAAGACCAAACTGATGAGGAGCCACCAGCTAAACTTTGCAAAATTCTTGACAAGAGCCAAGCTCTGAATGTGACTGCCCAACAGAAGTGGCCTTTACTGAGAGCCAATAGCAGTGGTCTCTATAAGTGTGAACTTTGTGAGTTCAAcagcaaatatttttctgatttaaagCAGCATATGATCCTGAAGCATAAGCGTACTGATTCAAATGTGTGTCGAGTATGCAAGGAAAGTTTCTCTACCAACATGCTTTTGATCGAACATGCCAAACTGCATGAAgaggatccctacatttgtaaaTACTGTGATTATAAAACAGTGATTTTTGAGAACCTCAGCCAGCACATTGCAGACACCCATTTTAGTGACCACCTCTATTGGTGTGAGCAGTGCGATGTACAGTTCTCCTCAAGCAGTGAACTCTACCTGCATTTCCAGGAGCACAGCTGTGATGAACAGTACTTGTGTCAGTTTTGTGAACATGAAACGAATGATCCAGAAGACTTGCATAGCCATGTGGTAAATGAACATGCATGTAAATTAATTGAGTTGAGTGATAAGTATAACAATGGAGAACATGGACAGTACAGCCTCTTAAGCAAAATTACCTTTGATAAATGTAAAAACTTCTTTGTGTGTCAAGTATGTGGTTTTCGGAGTAGACTTCATACAAATGTTAACAGGCATGTTGCTATTGAACATACTAAAATTTTTCCTCATGTTTGTGATGACTGTGGGAAAGGCTTTTCAAGTATGCTAGAATATTGCAAACATTTAAATTCACATTTATCTGAAGGGATTTATTTATGTCAATACTGTGAATATTCAACAGGACAAATTGAAGATCTTAAAATTCATCTAGACTTCAAGCATTCAGCTGACTTACCTCATAAATGTAGTGACTGCTTGATGAGGTTTGGAAATGAAAGGGAATTAATAAGTCATCTTCCAGTCCACGAGACaacttga